In Streptomyces sp. ML-6, the genomic stretch TACGTCATCGACTTCGGGATCGCCCGGGCCGGCGACGCCACGCAGCTCACCGGCAGCGGGGTCATCGGCACACCGCAGTACATGTCGCCGGAACACGCGCTCGGCGAGCGGGTCGGCCCGGCCACGGACGTGTTCTCGCTGGGGCTGATCGCGGCCGTCGCGGCGACCGGACGGCACCCGTACGGGGCGGGCGGCGCCCTCACCGTCGCCACCCAGATCGCCAACACCGCCAGCCGCCCGCCGCGGCTGGACGAGTACCCGGCGGAGCTGCGCCCGTTGCTCGAACGGTGCCTGACCGCGGACCCGGGCACCCGTATCACCCCCGCCGAACTGGCGTCCCTGTGCGAGCAGGCCGCGGGCCGGCCGCTGCGGGAGTCCGGCGACTGGCTGCCCGCACCGGTCGCCGCCCGGATCGCCCACCACGAACAGGCCGCGCAGCTGCCCCCGCAGCCGGCGGACCCGGCGAGCCCCGCGTACCCGCCGAACGCACCGAACGCGCCGCAGCCCGGTTCCAACCCCTACGCCACCGGCGCGACTCCCCACCCCAACCCCTACGCCACCGGCACCGTGCCGCCCGCCGCCTCCGTGCCGTCGTACGGGCCGGGGCAGGCGGGGCCGGGAACAGGAACGGGACCTGCGGCGGGCGGCGGGTGGCCCGGCACGGCGCCGCTCACCCAGCCGCCCGGGGCGGTGCCGCCCGCCCAGGGCCCCGGCAGCGGACCGTTCCCGGCATCTCAGCCCGCCCCGCAGCCTCCGGAGACCGGCTCCGCCGCGCCCCGCCGCAAGCGCCCGGCCCTGCTGATCGCCGCCGTGGTGGTCGCGTTCGCCACCGGCATCGGCGGCACGCTCTGGGCGCTCGGCAAGGACTCGGACGACGAGAAGAAACAGAACAACGGCAGCAGCGCACAGGGCCCCCGGAAGTCCGGCACGGACGGCGGGTCCGCCACGCCCGACGACTCCTCCGACGACTCCACCAGCGGCTCCACCGGCGAGCCGTCCGGCACCGGGTCGGAGAACCTCCCGCCCGCCTCGTACACCGAGATCTTCAAGGACAAGCCGCTGACCCTGCGCACCCCGTCGGGCCTGGACAACACCTACGTCGACATGGACGTCCCGCTCGTGGACCCCAACGCGGGGATCGACTCGGACGACCGCGAGCTCAACGCCTCGTACGACACGCTGGAGTTCAACCGGGCCCTGGGCAAGGCGAACGGCGAATCCGCCGAGGCGTGCCACACCGCCGCCAAGCAGAACCCTCTCCCCAGCTCGGTCTCCGGCGAGACCCTGAACAAGGAGAAGACCATCGTGGCGGGCGACGTGATGTGCAGTGTGACCTCCGAGGGCAACCTCGCCCAGTGGAAGATCTCCAACGTGGTGTTCGACGCGAACAAGAGGACCCCCACCTACGAGGGCACGCTGACCCTCTGGAAGATCGACTGACGGCCGTCCCCGGTCGTCCCGGCCGTTCACGAAGGCCCCGGGGTTCCGTTCACGCAGACCCCGGGGCCCCGGAACCGCCCCCGGAACAACTCCGTCCGCCGCCGGCCGGAAAAGACGGCGGCGGTCGCCGGACCGACCGGTCCGGCGACCGCCTCTCACCCCTCGGGCGTCACGCGTGCGTGCGCAGCAGCGTCCGCATCGTCCGCATGGCCACCGACAGGTTCGCCAGGTCGAAGGCGTCCGAGCCCTGGATCTCGTCGAGCGTGGAGCGCGAACGCGTGAGGATCGCCGCGTTCTTCTCCTCCCAGGCCTTGAACCGCTCCTCCGGCGTCGAGCCCCCGTTGCCCACCGACAGCACGTCCGCGGTGAGCGCGGCGTGCGCCGCGTACAGGTCCTCGCGGATGGAGGCGCGGGCCATGGACTGCCAGCGGTCGGCCCGCGGCAGCTCGATGATCCGGTCCATCAGCCGGGTGATGCCCAGCCGGTCGGCGAGGTCGTAGTACACCTCGGCGACGGCGAGCGGGTCCTTGCCGGTGCGCTCCGTGATCGCCACGATGTCCAGCGCCGGGAAGGCGGAGGAGAATCCGGCGACCCGCTGGGCCAGTTCGCCCGGGACGCCCGCCTCGGTGAGCTCGTCCAGGATCGACTGGTACCACTCCAGGTCGGTGCCCTTCAGCATCTTGGGCAGCTCGGCCCAGACCTGCTCGACCCCGGCCTTGAAGAAGTCGACCGTCTCCGCGATCTCCAGCGGCTGCGGCCGGTTGCCGAGCAGCCAGCGCGAACCGCGCTCGACGAGCCGGCGCGAGTGCAGCCGCACGCGGGTCTGCACATCGGCGGCGACCTTGTTGTCGAGCGCCTCCACGGCGTCCCACACCTGGCCGAGGCCGAAGATCTCACGGGCCGCGAACTGTGCCCGCACGATCTCCTCGATCGAGGCGCCGGTCTCTTCCCGCAGCCGGTGCAGGAAGGTCGAACCGCCGGTGTTCACCGTGTCGTTGACCAGGACGGTGGTGATGATCTCGCGGCGCAGCGCGTGCCCGTCGACCGCCTCGGGGAACTGCTCGCGCAGCTGGTGCGGGAAGTAGGCGTGCAGCAGCTGCTGCAGGTGCGGGTCGTCCGGCAGGCTGGTGCGGATCAGCTCCCGGGCCACGGTGATCTTCGTGTAGGCGAGCAGCACGGCGAGTTCGGGCTGGGTGAGACCCTTGCCGGCGTTGAGCAGCTCGCGGATCTGCCGGTCGTTGGGCAGGAACTCCAGGGCGCGGTCGAGGTCGCCGTCGCGGCCCAGTCGGCGCATGAAGCGCTGGTGGGCGTGGAGCAGGGAGGCCGACTGGGCCGTGGCGTTGGCGAGCGCCACGTTCTGCGCGTAGTTGTTGCGCAGGACCAGGCGGCCGATCTCGTCGGTCATCTCGGCGAGCAGCTTGTTGCGCTGCTTGACGGTCATGTCGCCGTCCCGGACCAGACCGTTGAGCAGGATCTTGATGTTCACCTCGTGGTCGGAGGTGTCCACGCCGGCGCTGTTGTCGATCGCGTCGGTGTTGATCCGGCCGCCGGTGCGGGCGAACTCGATCCGGCCGAGCTGGGTGGCGCCGAGGTTGCCGCCCTCGCCGACGACCTTGGCCCGCAGGTCCTGGCCGTTGACCCGGATCGCGTCGTTGGCCTTGTCGCCGACGTCCGCGTTCGATTCGGCGGAGGACTTGATGTACGTGCCGATGCCGCCGTTCCACACCAGGTCCACGGGGGCCTTGAGGATGGTCTGCATCAGCTCGGCGGGCGTCATCTTGGTGACTCCCGGCTCGATGTCGAGCGCCTCGCGGATGTGGGCGTTGATCGGGATGGACTTGGCGCTGCGCGGGTGGACGCCGCCGCCCGCGGAGAGCAGTTCCTTGTCGTAGTCGGCCCAGGAGCTGCGCGGCAGCTCGAAGAGGCGGCGCCGCTCGGCGTAGGAGGTGGCGGCGTCCGGGGTCGGGTCGAGGAAGATGTGCCGGTGGTCGAAGGCGGCGACGAGCCGGATGTGCTCGGAGAGCAGCATGCCGTTGCC encodes the following:
- a CDS encoding serine/threonine-protein kinase; its protein translation is MFTPLGPQDPREISGYRLIARIGEGGMGTVYLSHTRGGQAVALKLIRREFGDDPEFRRRFDQEVQAARRVQGYHLVPVVDHDTSGPLPWLASAFVPGLALQAVLEAHGPLPLSAVFRLVGCTAQALGSIHAAGVVHRDLKPGNILLGATGPYVIDFGIARAGDATQLTGSGVIGTPQYMSPEHALGERVGPATDVFSLGLIAAVAATGRHPYGAGGALTVATQIANTASRPPRLDEYPAELRPLLERCLTADPGTRITPAELASLCEQAAGRPLRESGDWLPAPVAARIAHHEQAAQLPPQPADPASPAYPPNAPNAPQPGSNPYATGATPHPNPYATGTVPPAASVPSYGPGQAGPGTGTGPAAGGGWPGTAPLTQPPGAVPPAQGPGSGPFPASQPAPQPPETGSAAPRRKRPALLIAAVVVAFATGIGGTLWALGKDSDDEKKQNNGSSAQGPRKSGTDGGSATPDDSSDDSTSGSTGEPSGTGSENLPPASYTEIFKDKPLTLRTPSGLDNTYVDMDVPLVDPNAGIDSDDRELNASYDTLEFNRALGKANGESAEACHTAAKQNPLPSSVSGETLNKEKTIVAGDVMCSVTSEGNLAQWKISNVVFDANKRTPTYEGTLTLWKID